One segment of Opitutaceae bacterium DNA contains the following:
- a CDS encoding immunoglobulin domain-containing protein, whose protein sequence is MRTDPRRSPTFVICALLLLAVWHSPLQAYDTSSSKWTTPIVMQLALGTPSSPLIDGSTSWDAVAQSALAAWNPYMGANTFSGVSGSSAPKAQGNGINNVFFSSTVYGSAFGGSTLAITVSYASGNRRVEGDVLFNTAFVWNSYRGPTRFVGLKSVPDLYRVALHEFGHVLGLDHPDQAGQNVPAIMNSTISDLDNLAADDIAGAMSLYLPGGISAPTISSHPSSQTVMVGASVQFSVTATGTAPLTYQWYRNGNPISGATASTLNLISVSASDAGTYKVMVTNSAGSVTSNNATLTVNALTTPPQIITHPQSQTAMAGSSVTLAVTVSGTAPFVFQWKRDNQSVAIQSTPDLILTGLTSANAGSYTVTVSNAAGSVTSNAAVLTVIPAQIAPAIVSPPLSRAVALGAGVSFYVVATGSPAPAFQWRHNGIAIPGATSSTFSIASVALPDAGVYTVVATNIAGSVTSQPAFLTISEPPVILSGPSSLTITAGQSATFSVSASGPPPLAYQWMKNGNEISGATSGTLSIGVAGVNDSGAYTVRVSNSAGSIVSSPAVLTVNPASFAPLIQSQPQSATVPSGGSVTFSVGATGLPAPSYQWSKDGTQIPGAASATLVLSNVTPASAGSYAVRVSNSLGSVVSVAAVLTVTTPPSITTQPASQTVTAGRNVSLSVVATGTAPLSYQWKKGAALITGATGSTLSFNPVALEDAGTFTVTVQNALGSVTSLPATLVVVPPLAPPVILTQPASQTAISGNAVTFHVAASGLPAPTYQWYNGPVLIPGATSPDFTMASVDIGSAGYYRVVATNSQGSATSENAYLTVIAPPRIIQSPANQTATIGSGISFEVIASGTAPLAYQWFKGGSPIPGATQSTLALPAVSAGDAGDYQVRVGNSVGSALSAAARLSVTPAPTPPHIIVQPAGQTVAPGATVTLQVVAGGTGPLNYQWYRDNSAIPNATAATLELTDVQANTAGSYSVLVSSGAGSEMSDTATVSVLPPSQLVNLSVRAQAGSGESALTVGFVIRGSSGKSLLIRGVGPSLTAFGVPGAIPDPQLSLFKEGGVPAGSNNDWGSQPGMTDAFKNVGAFLLPAGSKDSAIASVLGAGAYTAQLTSADTNTGVALVEVYDSNPSTQGAQIVNLSVRNFVGTQENTLLAGIVITGTTPKKLLIRGVGPTLREFGVAGVLEDPRLEVIKAGAVVAENDNWGGSSELKAAFSGVGAFSLPPASADSAMVATLPPGTYSVRLSGAGGTTGVAILEVYDMP, encoded by the coding sequence ATGCGAACTGATCCACGCCGCAGTCCCACCTTCGTCATCTGCGCGCTGCTCTTGCTGGCAGTGTGGCATTCGCCCCTGCAGGCGTACGATACAAGTTCGTCAAAATGGACGACTCCCATCGTCATGCAGTTGGCGCTGGGGACACCGTCATCCCCGCTCATCGACGGATCGACCTCCTGGGACGCGGTGGCGCAAAGCGCCCTGGCGGCATGGAACCCCTACATGGGCGCCAACACGTTCTCCGGCGTGAGCGGGTCTTCCGCTCCAAAGGCCCAGGGCAATGGCATCAACAATGTCTTCTTTTCATCGACCGTGTACGGGAGTGCATTCGGAGGCAGCACCCTCGCAATCACGGTTTCGTACGCATCAGGAAACAGGCGTGTGGAAGGCGACGTGCTTTTCAACACAGCCTTCGTATGGAATTCCTACCGCGGACCAACAAGATTTGTGGGCCTCAAAAGCGTCCCGGATCTCTATCGCGTAGCCCTGCATGAATTTGGTCACGTGCTGGGACTGGATCACCCTGATCAGGCTGGACAGAACGTCCCGGCGATCATGAACAGCACGATTTCCGACCTCGACAATCTCGCCGCCGACGACATCGCCGGCGCAATGTCACTCTATCTCCCCGGCGGAATCAGCGCGCCCACGATCAGCTCCCACCCCTCCTCCCAAACCGTCATGGTTGGCGCATCGGTGCAGTTCTCCGTCACTGCAACCGGAACAGCACCGCTCACGTACCAATGGTATCGCAACGGCAATCCAATCTCCGGCGCGACGGCGTCGACGTTGAACCTGATCAGCGTGTCCGCGTCCGATGCCGGGACCTACAAGGTCATGGTGACAAATTCCGCCGGCTCGGTCACCAGCAACAATGCGACGCTCACGGTCAATGCGCTGACGACCCCTCCCCAGATCATCACCCATCCCCAGTCGCAGACCGCAATGGCGGGCTCGTCGGTCACACTTGCAGTCACCGTCTCGGGCACGGCCCCGTTCGTTTTCCAGTGGAAGCGCGACAATCAGTCAGTCGCCATCCAATCAACTCCCGACCTGATATTGACCGGACTGACCTCCGCAAACGCCGGTTCCTACACAGTGACCGTGTCCAACGCCGCTGGTTCAGTCACCAGCAACGCCGCGGTTCTGACCGTCATTCCCGCCCAGATTGCGCCGGCCATCGTCAGCCCACCTCTCTCTCGCGCTGTCGCATTGGGTGCCGGCGTCAGTTTCTACGTCGTCGCCACCGGCTCCCCTGCGCCAGCTTTTCAGTGGAGACACAACGGCATCGCCATACCAGGCGCCACGTCATCCACGTTCAGCATCGCCTCCGTGGCGTTGCCGGATGCCGGGGTCTACACGGTCGTCGCAACCAACATTGCCGGCTCCGTCACCAGCCAGCCCGCCTTCCTTACCATCAGCGAACCTCCTGTCATTCTTTCCGGCCCCTCCTCGCTGACGATCACCGCGGGCCAATCCGCAACTTTTTCTGTAAGCGCATCAGGCCCTCCCCCGCTTGCCTATCAATGGATGAAGAACGGCAATGAGATTTCCGGAGCCACATCCGGCACACTTTCCATCGGTGTCGCAGGTGTCAACGACTCCGGTGCCTACACGGTGCGCGTGTCCAACTCCGCCGGTTCCATTGTCAGTTCGCCAGCCGTCCTCACGGTCAATCCTGCGTCCTTCGCTCCTCTCATCCAGTCACAGCCTCAGTCAGCCACCGTCCCCTCCGGCGGAAGCGTCACGTTTTCCGTGGGTGCCACGGGCCTGCCGGCGCCATCCTACCAGTGGAGCAAGGACGGAACACAGATTCCAGGCGCCGCATCTGCAACGCTGGTCCTTTCCAACGTCACCCCAGCCAGTGCCGGCAGCTATGCAGTCCGGGTTTCCAACAGCCTCGGAAGCGTCGTCAGTGTCGCCGCGGTGCTCACAGTTACCACACCGCCATCCATCACCACACAGCCCGCCAGCCAGACCGTCACCGCAGGCCGGAACGTCTCGCTTTCAGTTGTGGCCACCGGCACGGCCCCTCTCAGCTATCAATGGAAGAAGGGTGCCGCGCTCATCACCGGAGCAACCGGGAGCACGCTCTCGTTCAATCCGGTCGCCCTCGAGGATGCCGGAACCTTCACCGTGACAGTCCAGAATGCGCTTGGAAGCGTCACCAGCCTGCCAGCGACCCTTGTAGTCGTGCCGCCGCTGGCTCCACCCGTCATCCTGACGCAGCCAGCATCCCAGACTGCGATTTCAGGCAATGCAGTGACCTTCCATGTCGCAGCCTCGGGTCTGCCGGCCCCCACCTACCAATGGTACAACGGCCCCGTGCTGATTCCGGGCGCCACAAGCCCCGATTTCACGATGGCCAGCGTCGACATCGGCAGCGCCGGCTACTACCGGGTTGTGGCGACAAATTCGCAGGGATCCGCCACGAGCGAAAACGCGTACCTGACCGTGATCGCGCCACCGCGGATCATACAATCACCCGCCAACCAGACAGCCACGATCGGATCGGGCATCTCTTTCGAGGTCATCGCCTCCGGCACCGCTCCGCTTGCCTACCAGTGGTTCAAGGGCGGCTCCCCCATTCCCGGCGCGACGCAGTCAACCCTTGCATTGCCGGCGGTCTCCGCCGGCGACGCCGGTGACTATCAGGTGCGTGTCGGAAATTCCGTCGGCTCGGCGCTTTCAGCCGCTGCAAGGCTGAGCGTAACGCCAGCTCCCACACCACCGCATATCATCGTGCAACCCGCAGGTCAGACCGTCGCTCCCGGTGCCACCGTGACCCTGCAGGTGGTGGCCGGAGGAACAGGCCCATTGAACTACCAATGGTACCGCGACAACTCGGCTATCCCGAACGCCACCGCCGCAACACTCGAGTTGACGGATGTGCAGGCGAACACCGCCGGAAGCTACAGCGTGCTCGTTTCCTCCGGGGCGGGCAGTGAGATGAGCGACACGGCCACCGTCTCAGTTCTGCCTCCCTCCCAACTGGTCAACTTGTCCGTCCGCGCGCAGGCCGGCAGCGGCGAAAGCGCCCTCACCGTTGGATTCGTGATTCGCGGATCGAGCGGAAAGAGTCTGCTGATTCGCGGCGTTGGACCAAGCTTGACCGCCTTTGGCGTTCCAGGCGCGATTCCCGATCCTCAGCTCAGTCTGTTCAAGGAGGGCGGAGTCCCCGCGGGTTCCAACAACGACTGGGGTTCCCAGCCCGGCATGACCGACGCTTTCAAGAATGTCGGGGCCTTCCTGCTGCCGGCCGGTTCCAAGGACTCCGCAATCGCATCCGTGCTCGGCGCAGGAGCGTACACCGCCCAACTCACCAGCGCCGACACAAACACCGGCGTCGCACTCGTTGAGGTGTACGATTCCAATCCCTCCACCCAGGGCGCTCAAATCGTCAATCTCTCGGTTCGCAACTTCGTCGGCACGCAGGAAAACACGCTGCTCGCGGGGATTGTCATAACCGGCACCACTCCAAAGAAGCTCCTGATTCGCGGAGTCGGCCCGACACTCCGGGAATTCGGCGTCGCAGGCGTGCTGGAGGATCCCCGCCTGGAGGTGATCAAGGCGGGCGCCGTCGTGGCGGAGAATGACAACTGGGGCGGTTCCTCCGAATTGAAGGCGGCCTTCTCGGGAGTGGGCGCATTCAGCCTGCCGCCGGCATCCGCAGATTCCGCCATGGTCGCAACCCTGCCGCCCGGCACCTACAGCGTCAGGCTCTCAGGAGCGGGAGGCACGACTGGAGTCGCCATCCTCGAGGTCTACGACATGCCGTGA
- a CDS encoding glycosyltransferase family 4 protein, protein MIDTRRDILIATQSYVPDSAAVGQYLAEVAEGLAGRGWRVTVVAPERGYNEPEVRLTSEMGERGNPRIRRVKGPANRKGSLGDRLGGMIVFSIRAMLRALTQRSLDGMLVSSSPPILPLFMTAVARLRRLPLVYWVMDLNPDQATASGHVSASSWSARLLAASQRWVMSRAATVVVLDRFMEARVRRYLPCPRPLVTLPLWPLDVGPAGDDSRAFRSRHGLTERFVIMHSGNHSPVHPLDTLLDAARILGQDARFKFLFVGGGLAKAAIEEARTRENLENVLLLPSQPLGALSAVLGAADVHVVSMGENMAGCVHPSKVYNILSAGRPFVLLGPASCSLNDLLQRFGCGWRIAHGDTDGFVRLLQHLASPEGSMELERMRGAAGRVYETRIEAARGRMEFLDTVEDALGAGRS, encoded by the coding sequence ATGATCGATACCAGAAGAGACATTCTCATCGCCACGCAGAGCTACGTGCCGGATTCTGCGGCGGTCGGCCAGTACCTGGCGGAGGTGGCTGAAGGTCTGGCGGGGCGGGGGTGGCGGGTGACGGTGGTGGCTCCGGAGCGGGGCTACAATGAACCGGAGGTCCGGCTGACTTCCGAGATGGGGGAGCGGGGGAATCCGCGCATCCGGCGGGTGAAGGGGCCGGCGAACCGCAAGGGCAGCCTTGGCGATCGCCTCGGTGGCATGATTGTCTTTTCCATTCGGGCGATGCTGCGGGCGCTGACACAGCGCTCACTTGACGGCATGCTGGTCAGCTCGTCGCCGCCGATTCTCCCCTTGTTCATGACGGCCGTTGCGCGCCTGCGGCGCCTCCCGTTGGTTTACTGGGTCATGGACCTCAATCCGGATCAGGCGACCGCCTCCGGCCACGTGTCTGCATCCTCCTGGTCCGCACGCCTGCTGGCGGCGTCGCAGCGATGGGTGATGTCACGGGCTGCTACGGTTGTTGTCCTGGATCGCTTCATGGAGGCGCGGGTGAGGAGATACCTGCCGTGTCCGCGTCCGCTGGTCACCCTGCCTTTGTGGCCGCTCGACGTTGGTCCGGCTGGGGACGACTCACGGGCATTTCGCAGCCGGCATGGCCTGACGGAGCGGTTCGTGATCATGCACAGCGGCAATCACAGTCCGGTTCATCCGCTGGACACGTTGCTCGATGCCGCGCGCATCCTGGGGCAGGATGCGCGATTCAAGTTCCTCTTTGTCGGAGGAGGCCTGGCCAAGGCGGCAATCGAGGAGGCAAGAACGCGTGAGAATCTGGAAAACGTGCTGCTGCTGCCGTCGCAGCCGCTGGGCGCGCTGAGTGCGGTGCTGGGAGCGGCGGATGTGCATGTTGTCTCCATGGGGGAGAACATGGCCGGATGCGTGCATCCCTCGAAGGTGTACAACATACTGTCGGCGGGCAGGCCGTTCGTGCTGCTGGGCCCGGCATCCTGCAGTTTGAATGATCTCCTGCAGCGGTTTGGATGCGGCTGGAGGATCGCGCATGGCGACACGGACGGTTTCGTGCGGCTGCTTCAGCATCTGGCATCGCCGGAGGGAAGCATGGAACTGGAGCGGATGCGGGGCGCTGCGGGACGCGTGTATGAAACGCGGATCGAGGCCGCCCGCGGTCGCATGGAGTTTCTTGATACGGTCGAGGATGCGCTGGGCGCGGGAAGGAGCTAG
- the asnB gene encoding asparagine synthase (glutamine-hydrolyzing) yields the protein MCGIAGYAGKGSMREGAVLAALRHRGPDGEGVWHVRPSDDVSLSLLHTRLKVIDLSEKAAQPMRLDRESRLQPADSPEESRLVVTYNGEIHNYRELREELAGRGHKFEGAGDTEVLVRGFSEWGSGLFGRIDGMFALAIYDAARRRLVLARDHAGIKPLYHARTADGGVCFASETRALLASGLVDASLDSSAIVEYLETGSFREPATLHETIRSFPAGHFAEVSLGDGLPFALVPHRYWSVEQVAAGATVPAAEWNGLHQDRLVESVRSRLSSDVPMGIFLSGGIDSTLLLEQAVKSGGCDRIRAFTLGGGLTERDEIGVARATAGRLGVRHEAVTIPEDELSTWVRDALSSPDLPSADGVNLALISRAARARGLVVVLGGTGADELHGDYGHPPRLAMLMRAYRKDGYGSAVLRRAGIGLCRLLRGGERAARLESLLDSIGSVEEVLLEKRRYFGREEIAAMFPPGREKAVAGHGRRLVFDREALLSLPLRDQVRAADVAGYLRNTLLRDGDAATMAHGQELRVPYLGRRYMECVLAAPEARATDGGGAKPRLVEMLSPEGRWAAQRPKVGFNIDMARLLGGAMKEPFIEAVDRLNSRANFRLNKDALLASLKGGADQRRARRLWALLSLGSHFARR from the coding sequence ATGTGTGGAATCGCCGGATACGCGGGGAAAGGGAGCATGCGGGAGGGTGCGGTCCTGGCTGCGCTGCGCCACCGCGGACCCGACGGCGAGGGAGTCTGGCACGTGCGTCCTTCAGATGATGTTTCACTCAGCCTCCTGCACACGCGGCTGAAGGTCATTGATCTCTCGGAGAAGGCGGCGCAGCCGATGCGCCTGGATCGGGAGTCCCGCCTGCAACCGGCCGACTCCCCCGAGGAGTCGCGGCTTGTCGTGACGTACAATGGCGAGATCCACAATTACCGCGAGCTGCGTGAAGAGCTGGCCGGCAGAGGGCACAAATTCGAGGGCGCGGGAGACACGGAGGTTCTGGTTCGGGGCTTTTCGGAATGGGGGAGCGGGCTGTTTGGAAGGATCGACGGCATGTTTGCGCTGGCGATTTACGATGCCGCGCGGCGCAGGCTCGTGCTTGCGCGTGATCATGCCGGCATCAAGCCGCTCTACCATGCACGCACGGCGGACGGTGGTGTCTGTTTTGCCTCCGAGACGCGGGCTTTGCTGGCATCGGGTCTTGTGGATGCGTCGCTGGATTCATCCGCGATCGTCGAGTACCTGGAAACGGGAAGCTTCCGGGAGCCGGCGACCCTCCACGAGACCATCCGGAGCTTTCCTGCGGGACACTTTGCGGAGGTCAGCCTTGGCGACGGGCTGCCCTTCGCGCTTGTTCCGCACCGCTACTGGTCGGTCGAACAGGTGGCGGCGGGGGCAACGGTACCGGCGGCTGAGTGGAATGGGCTGCACCAGGACAGGCTTGTCGAATCGGTTCGCTCCCGGTTGAGCAGTGATGTTCCGATGGGAATCTTTCTATCCGGCGGAATCGATTCAACGCTTCTGCTCGAGCAGGCGGTGAAGTCTGGCGGGTGCGATCGAATCCGCGCGTTCACTCTGGGGGGTGGACTGACGGAGAGGGACGAAATCGGCGTGGCCCGGGCCACCGCCGGGCGGCTGGGAGTGCGTCATGAGGCGGTGACGATTCCGGAAGACGAATTGTCCACTTGGGTGCGGGATGCGCTGTCGTCCCCTGACCTGCCGTCGGCGGACGGAGTCAATCTCGCGCTGATTTCAAGGGCGGCGCGCGCACGTGGGCTGGTCGTCGTGCTTGGCGGGACCGGGGCGGATGAGCTGCATGGCGACTACGGGCATCCTCCCCGCCTCGCCATGCTCATGCGTGCGTATCGTAAAGATGGATACGGATCCGCGGTGCTTCGGCGCGCGGGAATCGGGCTGTGCCGGCTGCTTCGGGGTGGCGAACGGGCCGCGAGGCTGGAGTCGCTGCTCGATTCCATCGGTTCGGTCGAGGAGGTGCTTCTCGAGAAGCGGCGCTATTTCGGGCGCGAGGAGATTGCCGCCATGTTTCCTCCCGGTCGGGAGAAGGCGGTGGCTGGGCATGGCAGGCGGCTGGTTTTCGATCGCGAGGCATTGTTGTCCCTGCCCCTGAGGGATCAGGTTCGCGCGGCGGATGTCGCGGGCTACCTGAGGAACACCCTGTTGCGGGACGGCGATGCGGCCACCATGGCGCACGGGCAGGAACTGCGCGTGCCGTATCTGGGCCGCCGATACATGGAATGCGTGCTGGCCGCGCCGGAGGCCCGCGCTACGGACGGGGGCGGAGCGAAGCCGCGGCTGGTGGAAATGCTTTCGCCGGAGGGACGTTGGGCTGCGCAACGCCCCAAGGTCGGATTCAACATCGACATGGCGCGGCTCCTCGGGGGGGCGATGAAGGAGCCGTTCATCGAGGCCGTGGACAGGCTGAATTCACGCGCGAATTTCAGGCTCAACAAGGATGCACTGCTTGCGTCCTTGAAGGGTGGAGCCGACCAACGCCGGGCGCGACGGCTCTGGGCGCTGTTGAGCCTGGGCTCACACTTCGCGCGGCGTTGA